One Bacillus sp. 1780r2a1 DNA segment encodes these proteins:
- a CDS encoding protein-glutamine gamma-glutamyltransferase, translating into MNAVPYSMLEANKAQILRKMAQYQAIYRYDNIVQLDFELTTRLRIVEASYLLYRSGARFATFKESKCNEVYWLRTEKGGFKLKENVLPSVALNDIFFNGSLYAFECAVAIVMVFYKGVLESIGERNFNQLFTNLVLYSGKFDEDLNLKNHNGYDFLEGDCAYFKNPDYHEDTPQWQGENTIIVGNDLYFGHGVGVKSAEGIIERLNEKRKENATESAYLTSYITRVGFRYLSQFYIHRDVLVDVDYDKLPLVISQIGSSTYIG; encoded by the coding sequence GTGAATGCCGTACCATATAGCATGCTTGAAGCGAATAAAGCACAGATTTTGAGAAAAATGGCTCAGTATCAAGCAATCTATCGTTATGATAATATCGTGCAGTTAGATTTTGAGCTTACTACTCGCCTGCGAATTGTAGAAGCATCGTATTTGTTATATAGAAGTGGTGCAAGGTTTGCAACTTTTAAAGAATCTAAATGTAACGAAGTATATTGGCTTCGTACTGAAAAGGGAGGGTTCAAGCTAAAAGAGAACGTGTTGCCATCCGTCGCGTTAAACGATATTTTCTTTAACGGTTCGCTTTATGCGTTTGAATGTGCAGTTGCCATTGTTATGGTGTTTTATAAAGGCGTATTAGAGAGTATCGGAGAGAGAAATTTCAATCAATTATTTACGAATCTAGTGTTGTATAGCGGTAAGTTTGATGAAGATCTGAATCTAAAAAATCATAATGGTTATGATTTTTTAGAAGGGGACTGCGCTTATTTCAAGAACCCTGATTACCATGAAGACACCCCTCAGTGGCAAGGTGAAAATACCATTATCGTCGGGAACGACTTGTATTTTGGACACGGCGTAGGCGTTAAATCCGCTGAAGGAATTATTGAGCGCCTAAATGAAAAAAGAAAAGAAAACGCAACAGAGTCTGCCTACTTAACGTCATACATTACGCGTGTTGGTTTCCGCTACCTTAGCCAATTTTATATTCATCGAGATGTCTTGGTTGACGTTGACTATGATAAGCTTCCGCTTGTTATCAGTCAAATTGGCTCAAGCACATACATTGGTTAA